CCCAAGCGGGTCGTGCCGATTCACTACAACACCTTTGACTTGATCAAGCAGGACGCGCGGGCCTTTGCGGACGCCGTGGAGAGCCAGGTGCCGGGGACGCGTTGCGAGGTTTTGGAGCCGGGGGAGAGCCTCGAGCTCTAGGCGTGCCCACGGTTTCCGCGCCGCCAAACTACCGCTTGGAGCGCCTGCTCGGCTCGGGCCAGACCTCGCGCGTCTACCTCGCAGGGCACGAGCGCTACGGCTCGCTCGCCCTCAAGCTCCTGCGCCAGGACGTGCGCCAGGACCCGGTGTTAACCCGCATGTTCGAGAACGAGGTGCAGCTCACCCTGGGGCTCTCGCACCAGAGCGTCATCGCTGCCTACGACGGCTTTCCGACGGGACCTGAGGCTTACCTGGCGCTCGAGTACTGCCCCGGCGGCACCCTCGATCAGGTCTTGAAGAGCGGCGCGCCCCTCAGCCCCCCGCAGGCCTACAGGCTCATCTTGGAGGTGGGGCGCGGGCTCGAGCACTGCCACGAGCGGCGCGTCCTGCACCGCGACGTCAAGCCCTCGAACATCTTCCTCACCGCGACGGGTGAGAGCAAGCTGGGCGACTTCGGCACCGGCATCTATCTCACCAGCCGCGATCAGGACCGGGTCGGTACCGCCTTCTATATGGCGCCCGAGATCTTCCGGGGCGAGGGCGCCTCGGTGCGGAGCGACGTCTACAGCCTGGGCGTCGTGGCCTTCGAGCTGCTCGCCGGGGAGCGGCCCTTTACCGGCACGAGCTACGATGAGCTGATGCTCGCGCACAGTTCCAGCCTGCCCAAGAACCTCGCGCACCTGAGGCCCGAGGTGAATAGGGAGGTCGCCCGGGTGGTCGCCCGCGCCATGTCGCGCGACCCGGACAGGCGCTTCGACAGCGCCAGGGCCTTCGGTGCAGCCTTCGGTGCAGCCTTCAGGGCAGCCTTCGTCCAGGCCGTCGGCCTCGAGCCTGAGCCGTCCCCGTCCGCGGAGGAGCATGTCGTCGGCCGGGCGGGTCGCGGCTCACCTCGCGCCTCGCAGCCACAGCCGCAGGCGCGCGAAAAGGAAAAACGTGGCCTGGCGCGCTGGTTTGGCCGCAAAAAGCGTTAGCCCCTCATCCGGGCCTAAGCCTCAGTGGGCAAACGCAATCTTGCTCGAGCCCCACCCCTA
This is a stretch of genomic DNA from Deinococcota bacterium. It encodes these proteins:
- a CDS encoding serine/threonine protein kinase, which codes for MPTVSAPPNYRLERLLGSGQTSRVYLAGHERYGSLALKLLRQDVRQDPVLTRMFENEVQLTLGLSHQSVIAAYDGFPTGPEAYLALEYCPGGTLDQVLKSGAPLSPPQAYRLILEVGRGLEHCHERRVLHRDVKPSNIFLTATGESKLGDFGTGIYLTSRDQDRVGTAFYMAPEIFRGEGASVRSDVYSLGVVAFELLAGERPFTGTSYDELMLAHSSSLPKNLAHLRPEVNREVARVVARAMSRDPDRRFDSARAFGAAFGAAFRAAFVQAVGLEPEPSPSAEEHVVGRAGRGSPRASQPQPQAREKEKRGLARWFGRKKR